A region from the Mercenaria mercenaria strain notata chromosome 7, MADL_Memer_1, whole genome shotgun sequence genome encodes:
- the LOC123554479 gene encoding leucine-rich repeat and calponin homology domain-containing protein-like isoform X5 — MLPEMATNYHGGGSQSPTSLSKPIERVFEDAQHTGEINLSCRKLREYPKLAAKYDLIDTISADVSKNRVSEVPKEVCAYISMEKLDCYHNVIKSIPEAIVQLQALTYLNLSRNQLSIIPSFISQLQALEVLIASHNRLVSLPEEIGVLDKLMELDVSCNEISHLPLQIGDLKSLKSLNVRRNFLQELPVEISKLNLRKLDISSNRVSKIPTVFRRIETLEDIILDNNPLTTPPAHVCTKGKQHIMKYLHIIAIREDKARLGMLGEVEMKRFRKSLPPAQSVSSEEFRNLMESPDKWKRHTVLSSDSGYSTTDSVDKCGWSPQEGTAEPQHLIESNNLAIRAAAAVCRDQRIYPPPWEPRREPPEPPQRINSRLSSEKLERPSPPQTLTPGSSTSSKSQISTPPTPPTLYPSNPPTPLTPPTPQGPGPGKAGDAPTILGTSLEDEFTRELQRQKQEYENRKKIAEQLRIQQEEEDEREQRRRAAQRIQDEQQALLNKQREEAEEAKRREEEHRLAEEARKAAEAEARKAEEARQKEEAHRAEELRRQEEARQHKAENKVMRARRHTVDNCLSFYFKTNNSYNYNNSNHAWPPPPSPIANQHEARNSPVPSHSEPRSPVSPNQHTTDRTNFHNYSHTPAGYSDHIRASSQGHYGPGQTYRSSGQQSPGHQGHSPSFHGPNHSVHGQAGSGSGQSHSVHGQNHIPHGQSAVHQRHNAGQYGHGDTGQHSPGYSPRSPLYHGQSNEQYRQSPVNSSYSPTYSTSSQEHARHSANSQYVNSYSHSGPSTHQYGQSGQRHVSSELHAQQGPNLHLYQNVPRVVSPNETSPRNISIGQMSYREHSSQHAPMSPLREQAEPTHLGHHSNQEHDHHGHQEHGRYGNQHDSTNSMPLDSYPHYRKPTVSASNSFKEERRPGEGNQPYRRTVSDSNQRLPATSHPNQIQHGQPLTNGPIEEQVSVNGTTSPHQPAGDSLNTSFNSTKSTPPHGAPSVNGPTEDGPKTPQGSGVARRTKPTERGQAPVSKVSKPAARTPGPATSSRSALPTSKRTNLNQDEEIRKSSTNLKSADANKPKADQRLRSIQKDAVNNYMNRRSSGSTSSEDDRKRSTPTRSLALQNPSSASSTSKRSGTVMTSAQVKMLDDYSKEANNPSYTLRRQQDHQKESVEQMEKLRKTISTRLKRSLPENLSEALSDGVLLCHLANQIRPRSVASVHVPSPAVPKLTLPKCRKNVENFLEACRKIGVPKDQICESSDILAEKGINRVASTVAALVAIATHSKHPVPSNV, encoded by the exons tcGGAATCAGCTGTCAATTATACCGTCCTTCATTAGTCAGCTACAGGCATTAGAAGTATTGATAGCGAGTCACAACCGTCTAGTCTCACTGCCAGAGGAGATAGGAGTACTCGATAAACTTATGGAACTT GATGTCAGTTGCAATGAAATCTCACACCTTCCTTTACAAATTGGCGATCTCAAGTCACTGAAATCCCTGAATGTTAGACGCAATTTTTTACAAGAACTCCCAGTTG AAATCAGCAAATTGAACCTTAGAAAATTGGATATATCATCCAACAGAGTCTCCAAAATTCCAACAGTATTCAGGCGGATAGAAACTTTAGAAGATATCATACTAGACAATAACCCATTAACCACGCCTCCTGCTCAT GTATGTACGAAAGGGAAGCAACATATCATGAAGTATTTACACATCATTGCTATACGAGAAGACAAGGCACGCCTAGGCATGCTGGGTGAGGTAGAAATGAAAAGATTTAGGAAATCATTACCACCAGCACAGTCTGT TTCATCAGAAGAGTTTAGAAATCTTATGGAGTCTCCAGACAAGTGGAAGCGACATACAGTATTGAGTAGTGATTCTGGTTACAGTACAACAGATAGTGTTGATAAATGTGGCTGGTCCCCACAGGAA GGCACTGCAGAACCACAGCACCTTATTGAAAGTAACAACCTTGCAATACGAGCTGCAGCTGCAGTATGCAGGGACCAGAGAATATATCCACCACCATGGGAACCTAGGCGTGAACCACCAGAGCCGCCACAGCGCATCAACAGCCGGCTGTCGTCAGAAAAACTTGAGAGACCTTCGCCTCCACAAACTTTAACACCAGGGTCGTCAACGTCTTCAAAGTCACAAATTTCGACTCCTCCTACCCCACCCACTCTGTACCCAAGCAATCCCCCAACCCCACTTACACCTCCTACGCCACAGGGACCAGGACCCGGTAAGGCGGGGGATGCCCCAACTATTCTGGGCACCAGCTTGGAAGATGAATTTACAAGG GAATTACAGCGACAGAAGCAAGAGTATGAGAACCGTAAAAAGATTGCGGAACAGTTACGTATACAGCAGGAGGAAGAGGATGAGAGGGAACAGCGACGACGTGCTGCACAGCGCATACAAGATGAACAGCAAGCGTTACTTAATAAGCAACGTGAAGAG GCTGAAGAAGCTAAAAGGAGGGAGGAAGAACATCGTCTGGCTGAGGAGGCACGTAAAGCTGCTGAGGCAGAGGCGAGAAAGGCAGAGGAGGCGAGGCAAAAAGAGGAGGCTCATCGGGCAGAAGAACTGCGAAGACAAGAAGAAGCGAGGCAACACAAAGCAGAAAATAA AGTGATGCGTGCAAGGCGGCATACCGTTGATAACTGTCTTAG TTTCTATTTTAAAACGAACAATTCTTACAACTACAACAACAGTAACCATGCATGGCCGCCACCTCCTTCTCCAATAGCCAATCAGCATGAAGCACGGAATTCCCCTGTACCATCGCACAGTGAACCGCGTAGTCCAGTGAGTCCAAACCAACATACAACAGATCGGACTAACTTTCATAATTATTCACACACTCCAGCAGGATATAGTGATCATATAAGAGCCAGTAGTCAAGGACATTATGGACCTGGGCAGACTTATAGGAGTTCAGGACAACAGAGTCCTGGTCACCAAGGGCATAGCCCTAGTTTCCATGGACCGAACCATAGTGTTCATGGACAGGCTGGTAGTGGTTCAGGACAGAGTCATAGTGTTCATGGACAAAATCATATTCCCCATGGACAGAGTGCAGTCCACCAGAGGCATAATGCAGGACAGTATGGGCATGGCGATACTGGTCAGCATAGTCCAGGTTATTCTCCACGCAGCCCTCTGTACCACGGGCAAAGTAATGAACAATATAGGCAAAGTCCGGTCAACAGTTCCTATAGCCCAACGTACAGTACCTCAAGTCAGGAACATGCTAGGCATAGTGCAAATAGTCAATATGTTAACAGTTACAGTCATTCTGGACCAAGTACACATCAGTACGGACAGAGTGGACAACGGCATGTTTCTAGCGAATTGCACGCTCAGCAAGGTCCAAATTTACATCTTTACCAAAATGTTCCTCGGGTAGTGTCTCCAAATGAAACAAGTCCGCGAAATATCTCCATAGGGCAAATGTCATATAGGGAACATTCAAGCCAACATGCACCAATGAGTCCGTTGCGTGAACAAGCCGAACCAACACATTTAGGTCACCATAGTAACCAAGAGCATGATCACCATGGCCACCAGGAGCATGGTCGCTATGGCAACCAGCATGATTCTACTAACAGCATGCCTCTAGATTCCTACCCACACTACAG GAAACCGACTGTAAGTGCCTCTAACAGTTTCAAAGAGGAGAGGCGACCAGGTGAAGGGAACCAGCCATACAGGCGGACGGTGTCAGACTCGAACCAGAGGCTGCCGGCCACTAGTCATCCAAATCAAATACAGCATGGTCAGCCATTAACTAA TGGACCTATAGAGGAACAAGTCAGTGTAAACGGAACAACTTCACCTCATCAACCTGCTGGTGACAGTCTCAATACATCATTTAACTCCACAAAGTCCACCCCACCTCACGGCGCACCATCAGTCAATGGTCCAACAGAAGACGGACCAAAAACTCCACAGGGTTCGGGAGTGGCACGGAGAACCAAACCAACAGAAAGGGGCCAGGCACCAGTGTCCAAAGTTTCGAAACCTGCTGCAAGAACACCAGGCCCAGCAACAAGTTCACGGAGTGCTTTACCAACATCAAAAAGAACAAACCTTAATCAG gatgAAGAGATACGTAAATCCAGCACCAATTTGAAATCTGCAGATGCAAACAAACCTAAAGCGGACCAGAGGTTACGGTCTATACAAAAAGATGCAGTAAATAATTATATGAACAGG AGATCATCAGGAAGCACAAGCAGTGAGGATGATAGGAAGAGATCTACGCCAACCCGATCCCTTGCATTACAAAACCCCTCATCAGCTTCATCTACATCAAAACGTTCTGGGACAG TGATGACGAGCGCCCAGGTAAAGATGTTAGACGACTACAGCAAAGAAGCAAATAATCCGAGCTACACGTTACGACGGCAGCAGGATCACCAAAAGGAGTCTGTAGAACAGATGGAAAAACTGAGAAAA ACTATATCAACAAGATTAAAACGATCACTGCCAGAGAATCTTTCGGAGGCGTTAAGTGATGGGGTATTGCTGTGCCATTTAGCCAATCAGATTCGACCAAGGTCTGTGGCGAGTGTTCATGTACCCTCGCCAGCAGTT cCCAAACTGACGCTTCCAAAGTGTaggaaaaatgttgaaaactttctAGAAGCCTGTAGGAAAATAGGTGTACCAAAG GACCAGATCTGTGAATCCAGCGACATTTTAGCAGAGAAAGGCATTAACCGTGTAGCTAGCACAGTCGCAGCccttgttgccatagcaacacaTTCAAAACATCCAGTCCCGTCAAATGTTTGA
- the LOC123554479 gene encoding DISP complex protein LRCH3-like isoform X3, with protein sequence MLPEMATNYHGGGSQSPTSLSKPIERVFEDAQHTGEINLSCRKLREYPKLAAKYDLIDTISADVSKNRVSEVPKEVCAYISMEKLDCYHNVIKSIPEAIVQLQALTYLNLSRNQLSIIPSFISQLQALEVLIASHNRLVSLPEEIGVLDKLMELDVSCNEISHLPLQIGDLKSLKSLNVRRNFLQELPVEISKLNLRKLDISSNRVSKIPTVFRRIETLEDIILDNNPLTTPPAHVCTKGKQHIMKYLHIIAIREDKARLGMLGEVEMKRFRKSLPPAQSVSSEEFRNLMESPDKWKRHTVLSSDSGYSTTDSVDKCGWSPQEGTAEPQHLIESNNLAIRAAAAVCRDQRIYPPPWEPRREPPEPPQRINSRLSSEKLERPSPPQTLTPGSSTSSKSQISTPPTPPTLYPSNPPTPLTPPTPQGPGPGKAGDAPTILGTSLEDEFTRELQRQKQEYENRKKIAEQLRIQQEEEDEREQRRRAAQRIQDEQQALLNKQREEAEEAKRREEEHRLAEEARKAAEAEARKAEEARQKEEAHRAEELRRQEEARQHKAENKVMRARRHTVDNCLSFYFKTNNSYNYNNSNHAWPPPPSPIANQHEARNSPVPSHSEPRSPVSPNQHTTDRTNFHNYSHTPAGYSDHIRASSQGHYGPGQTYRSSGQQSPGHQGHSPSFHGPNHSVHGQAGSGSGQSHSVHGQNHIPHGQSAVHQRHNAGQYGHGDTGQHSPGYSPRSPLYHGQSNEQYRQSPVNSSYSPTYSTSSQEHARHSANSQYVNSYSHSGPSTHQYGQSGQRHVSSELHAQQGPNLHLYQNVPRVVSPNETSPRNISIGQMSYREHSSQHAPMSPLREQAEPTHLGHHSNQEHDHHGHQEHGRYGNQHDSTNSMPLDSYPHYRKPTVSASNSFKEERRPGEGNQPYRRTVSDSNQRLPATSHPNQIQHGQPLTNGPIEEQVSVNGTTSPHQPAGDSLNTSFNSTKSTPPHGAPSVNGPTEDGPKTPQGSGVARRTKPTERGQAPVSKVSKPAARTPGPATSSRSALPTSKRTNLNQDEEIRKSSTNLKSADANKPKADQRLRSIQKDAVNNYMNRRSSGSTSSEDDRKRSTPTRSLALQNPSSASSTSKRSGTGMSGTTRTTTTTTGAKRTNPTSRVTPTTSQTSRRSRQNSTSSTTSVSSTTAKSSVDKSKRSGAVMTSAQVKMLDDYSKEANNPSYTLRRQQDHQKESVEQMEKLRKTISTRLKRSLPENLSEALSDGVLLCHLANQIRPRSVASVHVPSPAVPKLTLPKCRKNVENFLEACRKIGVPKDQICESSDILAEKGINRVASTVAALVAIATHSKHPVPSNV encoded by the exons tcGGAATCAGCTGTCAATTATACCGTCCTTCATTAGTCAGCTACAGGCATTAGAAGTATTGATAGCGAGTCACAACCGTCTAGTCTCACTGCCAGAGGAGATAGGAGTACTCGATAAACTTATGGAACTT GATGTCAGTTGCAATGAAATCTCACACCTTCCTTTACAAATTGGCGATCTCAAGTCACTGAAATCCCTGAATGTTAGACGCAATTTTTTACAAGAACTCCCAGTTG AAATCAGCAAATTGAACCTTAGAAAATTGGATATATCATCCAACAGAGTCTCCAAAATTCCAACAGTATTCAGGCGGATAGAAACTTTAGAAGATATCATACTAGACAATAACCCATTAACCACGCCTCCTGCTCAT GTATGTACGAAAGGGAAGCAACATATCATGAAGTATTTACACATCATTGCTATACGAGAAGACAAGGCACGCCTAGGCATGCTGGGTGAGGTAGAAATGAAAAGATTTAGGAAATCATTACCACCAGCACAGTCTGT TTCATCAGAAGAGTTTAGAAATCTTATGGAGTCTCCAGACAAGTGGAAGCGACATACAGTATTGAGTAGTGATTCTGGTTACAGTACAACAGATAGTGTTGATAAATGTGGCTGGTCCCCACAGGAA GGCACTGCAGAACCACAGCACCTTATTGAAAGTAACAACCTTGCAATACGAGCTGCAGCTGCAGTATGCAGGGACCAGAGAATATATCCACCACCATGGGAACCTAGGCGTGAACCACCAGAGCCGCCACAGCGCATCAACAGCCGGCTGTCGTCAGAAAAACTTGAGAGACCTTCGCCTCCACAAACTTTAACACCAGGGTCGTCAACGTCTTCAAAGTCACAAATTTCGACTCCTCCTACCCCACCCACTCTGTACCCAAGCAATCCCCCAACCCCACTTACACCTCCTACGCCACAGGGACCAGGACCCGGTAAGGCGGGGGATGCCCCAACTATTCTGGGCACCAGCTTGGAAGATGAATTTACAAGG GAATTACAGCGACAGAAGCAAGAGTATGAGAACCGTAAAAAGATTGCGGAACAGTTACGTATACAGCAGGAGGAAGAGGATGAGAGGGAACAGCGACGACGTGCTGCACAGCGCATACAAGATGAACAGCAAGCGTTACTTAATAAGCAACGTGAAGAG GCTGAAGAAGCTAAAAGGAGGGAGGAAGAACATCGTCTGGCTGAGGAGGCACGTAAAGCTGCTGAGGCAGAGGCGAGAAAGGCAGAGGAGGCGAGGCAAAAAGAGGAGGCTCATCGGGCAGAAGAACTGCGAAGACAAGAAGAAGCGAGGCAACACAAAGCAGAAAATAA AGTGATGCGTGCAAGGCGGCATACCGTTGATAACTGTCTTAG TTTCTATTTTAAAACGAACAATTCTTACAACTACAACAACAGTAACCATGCATGGCCGCCACCTCCTTCTCCAATAGCCAATCAGCATGAAGCACGGAATTCCCCTGTACCATCGCACAGTGAACCGCGTAGTCCAGTGAGTCCAAACCAACATACAACAGATCGGACTAACTTTCATAATTATTCACACACTCCAGCAGGATATAGTGATCATATAAGAGCCAGTAGTCAAGGACATTATGGACCTGGGCAGACTTATAGGAGTTCAGGACAACAGAGTCCTGGTCACCAAGGGCATAGCCCTAGTTTCCATGGACCGAACCATAGTGTTCATGGACAGGCTGGTAGTGGTTCAGGACAGAGTCATAGTGTTCATGGACAAAATCATATTCCCCATGGACAGAGTGCAGTCCACCAGAGGCATAATGCAGGACAGTATGGGCATGGCGATACTGGTCAGCATAGTCCAGGTTATTCTCCACGCAGCCCTCTGTACCACGGGCAAAGTAATGAACAATATAGGCAAAGTCCGGTCAACAGTTCCTATAGCCCAACGTACAGTACCTCAAGTCAGGAACATGCTAGGCATAGTGCAAATAGTCAATATGTTAACAGTTACAGTCATTCTGGACCAAGTACACATCAGTACGGACAGAGTGGACAACGGCATGTTTCTAGCGAATTGCACGCTCAGCAAGGTCCAAATTTACATCTTTACCAAAATGTTCCTCGGGTAGTGTCTCCAAATGAAACAAGTCCGCGAAATATCTCCATAGGGCAAATGTCATATAGGGAACATTCAAGCCAACATGCACCAATGAGTCCGTTGCGTGAACAAGCCGAACCAACACATTTAGGTCACCATAGTAACCAAGAGCATGATCACCATGGCCACCAGGAGCATGGTCGCTATGGCAACCAGCATGATTCTACTAACAGCATGCCTCTAGATTCCTACCCACACTACAG GAAACCGACTGTAAGTGCCTCTAACAGTTTCAAAGAGGAGAGGCGACCAGGTGAAGGGAACCAGCCATACAGGCGGACGGTGTCAGACTCGAACCAGAGGCTGCCGGCCACTAGTCATCCAAATCAAATACAGCATGGTCAGCCATTAACTAA TGGACCTATAGAGGAACAAGTCAGTGTAAACGGAACAACTTCACCTCATCAACCTGCTGGTGACAGTCTCAATACATCATTTAACTCCACAAAGTCCACCCCACCTCACGGCGCACCATCAGTCAATGGTCCAACAGAAGACGGACCAAAAACTCCACAGGGTTCGGGAGTGGCACGGAGAACCAAACCAACAGAAAGGGGCCAGGCACCAGTGTCCAAAGTTTCGAAACCTGCTGCAAGAACACCAGGCCCAGCAACAAGTTCACGGAGTGCTTTACCAACATCAAAAAGAACAAACCTTAATCAG gatgAAGAGATACGTAAATCCAGCACCAATTTGAAATCTGCAGATGCAAACAAACCTAAAGCGGACCAGAGGTTACGGTCTATACAAAAAGATGCAGTAAATAATTATATGAACAGG AGATCATCAGGAAGCACAAGCAGTGAGGATGATAGGAAGAGATCTACGCCAACCCGATCCCTTGCATTACAAAACCCCTCATCAGCTTCATCTACATCAAAACGTTCTGGGACAGGTATGTCAGGCACCACGCGTACGACCACTACCACCACTGGTGCAAAACGCACTAATCCCACTTCACGTGTGACGCCCACCACGTCCCAGACTTCACGCCGAAGTCGTCAAAATTCCACATCATCCACAACGTCAGTGTCTTCGACCACCGCTAAATCTAGTGTAGATAAAAGTAAAAGATCGGGAGCAG TGATGACGAGCGCCCAGGTAAAGATGTTAGACGACTACAGCAAAGAAGCAAATAATCCGAGCTACACGTTACGACGGCAGCAGGATCACCAAAAGGAGTCTGTAGAACAGATGGAAAAACTGAGAAAA ACTATATCAACAAGATTAAAACGATCACTGCCAGAGAATCTTTCGGAGGCGTTAAGTGATGGGGTATTGCTGTGCCATTTAGCCAATCAGATTCGACCAAGGTCTGTGGCGAGTGTTCATGTACCCTCGCCAGCAGTT cCCAAACTGACGCTTCCAAAGTGTaggaaaaatgttgaaaactttctAGAAGCCTGTAGGAAAATAGGTGTACCAAAG GACCAGATCTGTGAATCCAGCGACATTTTAGCAGAGAAAGGCATTAACCGTGTAGCTAGCACAGTCGCAGCccttgttgccatagcaacacaTTCAAAACATCCAGTCCCGTCAAATGTTTGA